From the Vulpes lagopus strain Blue_001 chromosome 22, ASM1834538v1, whole genome shotgun sequence genome, one window contains:
- the PRKAG3 gene encoding 5'-AMP-activated protein kinase subunit gamma-3 isoform X4, translated as MSFLEQGESTSWPSPAMTTGSERSHGKQGAKSSRWTRQEAVKEGELPGLEEDPQARPPAECTGLEATFPKATHLSQAAPLAREGTPPTEWDISPLNHAASAVGSSPDDLELDIEFPVTADWGYELGLVEERPTLCPSPRALLPRPGWDDELQKPGAQVYMHFMQEHTCYDAMATSSKLVIFDITLEIKKAFFALVANGIRAAPLWDSKKQSFVGMLTITDFILVLHRYYRSPLVQIYEIEQHTIETWREIYLQGCFKPLVSISPNSSLFEAVYALIKNRIHRLPVLDPVSGAVLHILTHKRLLKFLHIFGTLLPQPSFLSRTIQDLGIGTFRDLAVVLDTAPILTALDIFVDRRVSALPVVNETGQVVGLYSRFDVIHLAAQQTYNHLDISVGEALKQRTLCLEGVLSCQPHESLGEVIDRIAREQVHRLVLVDETQHLLGVVSLSDILQALVLSPAGIDALGA; from the exons ATGAGCTTCCTAGAACAAGGAGAGAGCACTTCATGGCCATCACCAGCCATGACCACTGGCTCAGAAAGAAGCCATGGGAAACAGGGGGCCAAGTCCTCGAGATGGACGAGGCAGGAGGCAGTGAAGGAAGGGGAGCTGCCGGGTCTGGAGGAAG ATCCCCAGGCCAGGCCACCTGCTGAGTGCACCGGGCTGGAGGCCACATTCCCCAAGGCCACACACTTGTCGCAAGCTGCCCCCTTGGCCAGGGAGGGCACCCCACCGACAGAGTGGGACATCTCCCCCCTGAACCATGCAGCCTCAGCCGTAGGCTCCAGTCCAGATGATCTGGAGCTGGATATAGAGTTCCCAGTCACAGCAGACTGGGGGTACGAGCTCGGCCTGGTGGAAGAGAGGCCTACCCTGTGCCCCTCCCCGCGGGCCCTGTTACCCAGGCCGGGCTGGGACGACGAACTGCAGAAGCCGGGGGCCCAAGTCTACATGCACTTCATGCAGGAGCACACCTGCTACGATGCCATGGCAACCAGCTCCAAGCTGGTCATCTTCGACATCACGCTGGAG ATCAAGAAGGCCTTCTTTGCGCTCGTGGCCAACGGCATCCGGGCGGCACCCCTGTGGGACAGCAAGAAGCAGAGCTTCGTGG GGATGCTGACCATCACGGATTTCATTTTGGTGCTGCACCGCTATTACAGGTCCCCGCTG GTTCAGATCTATGAGATTGAACAGCATACGATTGAGACCTGGAGAG AGATCTACCTTCAAGGCTGCTTCAAGCCTCTGGTCTCCATTTCTCCCAATAGCAG CCTGTTTGAAGCTGTCTACGCCCTCATCAAGAACCGGATCCACCGTCTGCCGGTCCTGGACCCGGTCTCAGGCGCtgtgctccacatcctcacacaCAAGCGGCTGCTCAAGTTCCTGCACATCTTC GGCACCCTGCTGCCCcagccctccttcctctctcGCACCATCCAAGATCTGGGCATCGGGACATTCCGGGACTTGGCCGTGGTGCTGGACACAGCGCCCATCCTGACGGCGCTGGACATCTTTGTGGACCGACGCGTGTCTGCGCTGCCCGTGGTTAATGAAACTG GACAGGTCGTGGGCCTCTATTCTCGCTTTGATGTGATT cacctGGCTGCCCAGCAAACCTACAACCACCTAGACATTAGTGTGGGAGAAGCACTGAAGCAGAGGACACTGTGCCTGGAGGGAGTCCTCTCCTGCCAGCCTCACGAGAGCCTGGGGGAAGTCATCGACCGGATTGCCCGGGAACAG GTACACCGGCTGGTGCTAGTGGATGAGACTCAGCATCTCCTGGGTGTGGTGTCACTCTCCGACATCCTTCAGGCCCTGGTGCTCAGCCCTGCTGGCATCGACGCCCTTGGTGCCTGA
- the PRKAG3 gene encoding 5'-AMP-activated protein kinase subunit gamma-3 isoform X1, which translates to MEHTLRWNPSWSSLEGPEHQEMSFLEQGESTSWPSPAMTTGSERSHGKQGAKSSRWTRQEAVKEGELPGLEEDPQARPPAECTGLEATFPKATHLSQAAPLAREGTPPTEWDISPLNHAASAVGSSPDDLELDIEFPVTADWGYELGLVEERPTLCPSPRALLPRPGWDDELQKPGAQVYMHFMQEHTCYDAMATSSKLVIFDITLEIKKAFFALVANGIRAAPLWDSKKQSFVGMLTITDFILVLHRYYRSPLVQIYEIEQHTIETWREIYLQGCFKPLVSISPNSSLFEAVYALIKNRIHRLPVLDPVSGAVLHILTHKRLLKFLHIFGTLLPQPSFLSRTIQDLGIGTFRDLAVVLDTAPILTALDIFVDRRVSALPVVNETGQVVGLYSRFDVIHLAAQQTYNHLDISVGEALKQRTLCLEGVLSCQPHESLGEVIDRIAREQVHRLVLVDETQHLLGVVSLSDILQALVLSPAGIDALGA; encoded by the exons ATGGAGCACACACTGCGCTGG AACCCATCCTGGAGCAGCCTGGAGGGACCTGAGCATCAAG AGATGAGCTTCCTAGAACAAGGAGAGAGCACTTCATGGCCATCACCAGCCATGACCACTGGCTCAGAAAGAAGCCATGGGAAACAGGGGGCCAAGTCCTCGAGATGGACGAGGCAGGAGGCAGTGAAGGAAGGGGAGCTGCCGGGTCTGGAGGAAG ATCCCCAGGCCAGGCCACCTGCTGAGTGCACCGGGCTGGAGGCCACATTCCCCAAGGCCACACACTTGTCGCAAGCTGCCCCCTTGGCCAGGGAGGGCACCCCACCGACAGAGTGGGACATCTCCCCCCTGAACCATGCAGCCTCAGCCGTAGGCTCCAGTCCAGATGATCTGGAGCTGGATATAGAGTTCCCAGTCACAGCAGACTGGGGGTACGAGCTCGGCCTGGTGGAAGAGAGGCCTACCCTGTGCCCCTCCCCGCGGGCCCTGTTACCCAGGCCGGGCTGGGACGACGAACTGCAGAAGCCGGGGGCCCAAGTCTACATGCACTTCATGCAGGAGCACACCTGCTACGATGCCATGGCAACCAGCTCCAAGCTGGTCATCTTCGACATCACGCTGGAG ATCAAGAAGGCCTTCTTTGCGCTCGTGGCCAACGGCATCCGGGCGGCACCCCTGTGGGACAGCAAGAAGCAGAGCTTCGTGG GGATGCTGACCATCACGGATTTCATTTTGGTGCTGCACCGCTATTACAGGTCCCCGCTG GTTCAGATCTATGAGATTGAACAGCATACGATTGAGACCTGGAGAG AGATCTACCTTCAAGGCTGCTTCAAGCCTCTGGTCTCCATTTCTCCCAATAGCAG CCTGTTTGAAGCTGTCTACGCCCTCATCAAGAACCGGATCCACCGTCTGCCGGTCCTGGACCCGGTCTCAGGCGCtgtgctccacatcctcacacaCAAGCGGCTGCTCAAGTTCCTGCACATCTTC GGCACCCTGCTGCCCcagccctccttcctctctcGCACCATCCAAGATCTGGGCATCGGGACATTCCGGGACTTGGCCGTGGTGCTGGACACAGCGCCCATCCTGACGGCGCTGGACATCTTTGTGGACCGACGCGTGTCTGCGCTGCCCGTGGTTAATGAAACTG GACAGGTCGTGGGCCTCTATTCTCGCTTTGATGTGATT cacctGGCTGCCCAGCAAACCTACAACCACCTAGACATTAGTGTGGGAGAAGCACTGAAGCAGAGGACACTGTGCCTGGAGGGAGTCCTCTCCTGCCAGCCTCACGAGAGCCTGGGGGAAGTCATCGACCGGATTGCCCGGGAACAG GTACACCGGCTGGTGCTAGTGGATGAGACTCAGCATCTCCTGGGTGTGGTGTCACTCTCCGACATCCTTCAGGCCCTGGTGCTCAGCCCTGCTGGCATCGACGCCCTTGGTGCCTGA
- the PRKAG3 gene encoding 5'-AMP-activated protein kinase subunit gamma-3 isoform X2 encodes MNPSWSSLEGPEHQEMSFLEQGESTSWPSPAMTTGSERSHGKQGAKSSRWTRQEAVKEGELPGLEEDPQARPPAECTGLEATFPKATHLSQAAPLAREGTPPTEWDISPLNHAASAVGSSPDDLELDIEFPVTADWGYELGLVEERPTLCPSPRALLPRPGWDDELQKPGAQVYMHFMQEHTCYDAMATSSKLVIFDITLEIKKAFFALVANGIRAAPLWDSKKQSFVGMLTITDFILVLHRYYRSPLVQIYEIEQHTIETWREIYLQGCFKPLVSISPNSSLFEAVYALIKNRIHRLPVLDPVSGAVLHILTHKRLLKFLHIFGTLLPQPSFLSRTIQDLGIGTFRDLAVVLDTAPILTALDIFVDRRVSALPVVNETGQVVGLYSRFDVIHLAAQQTYNHLDISVGEALKQRTLCLEGVLSCQPHESLGEVIDRIAREQVHRLVLVDETQHLLGVVSLSDILQALVLSPAGIDALGA; translated from the exons ATG AACCCATCCTGGAGCAGCCTGGAGGGACCTGAGCATCAAG AGATGAGCTTCCTAGAACAAGGAGAGAGCACTTCATGGCCATCACCAGCCATGACCACTGGCTCAGAAAGAAGCCATGGGAAACAGGGGGCCAAGTCCTCGAGATGGACGAGGCAGGAGGCAGTGAAGGAAGGGGAGCTGCCGGGTCTGGAGGAAG ATCCCCAGGCCAGGCCACCTGCTGAGTGCACCGGGCTGGAGGCCACATTCCCCAAGGCCACACACTTGTCGCAAGCTGCCCCCTTGGCCAGGGAGGGCACCCCACCGACAGAGTGGGACATCTCCCCCCTGAACCATGCAGCCTCAGCCGTAGGCTCCAGTCCAGATGATCTGGAGCTGGATATAGAGTTCCCAGTCACAGCAGACTGGGGGTACGAGCTCGGCCTGGTGGAAGAGAGGCCTACCCTGTGCCCCTCCCCGCGGGCCCTGTTACCCAGGCCGGGCTGGGACGACGAACTGCAGAAGCCGGGGGCCCAAGTCTACATGCACTTCATGCAGGAGCACACCTGCTACGATGCCATGGCAACCAGCTCCAAGCTGGTCATCTTCGACATCACGCTGGAG ATCAAGAAGGCCTTCTTTGCGCTCGTGGCCAACGGCATCCGGGCGGCACCCCTGTGGGACAGCAAGAAGCAGAGCTTCGTGG GGATGCTGACCATCACGGATTTCATTTTGGTGCTGCACCGCTATTACAGGTCCCCGCTG GTTCAGATCTATGAGATTGAACAGCATACGATTGAGACCTGGAGAG AGATCTACCTTCAAGGCTGCTTCAAGCCTCTGGTCTCCATTTCTCCCAATAGCAG CCTGTTTGAAGCTGTCTACGCCCTCATCAAGAACCGGATCCACCGTCTGCCGGTCCTGGACCCGGTCTCAGGCGCtgtgctccacatcctcacacaCAAGCGGCTGCTCAAGTTCCTGCACATCTTC GGCACCCTGCTGCCCcagccctccttcctctctcGCACCATCCAAGATCTGGGCATCGGGACATTCCGGGACTTGGCCGTGGTGCTGGACACAGCGCCCATCCTGACGGCGCTGGACATCTTTGTGGACCGACGCGTGTCTGCGCTGCCCGTGGTTAATGAAACTG GACAGGTCGTGGGCCTCTATTCTCGCTTTGATGTGATT cacctGGCTGCCCAGCAAACCTACAACCACCTAGACATTAGTGTGGGAGAAGCACTGAAGCAGAGGACACTGTGCCTGGAGGGAGTCCTCTCCTGCCAGCCTCACGAGAGCCTGGGGGAAGTCATCGACCGGATTGCCCGGGAACAG GTACACCGGCTGGTGCTAGTGGATGAGACTCAGCATCTCCTGGGTGTGGTGTCACTCTCCGACATCCTTCAGGCCCTGGTGCTCAGCCCTGCTGGCATCGACGCCCTTGGTGCCTGA